The DNA region TGTCGACATGTCCCAGCCGCTCCGCCGCCTCCAACTGGGCGGCGTTGTGGTTGGACAGGCCGACGGCGCGGACCTTGCCTTCCTTCTTCAGGTCCAGCAGGGTCTGCCAATACTCCTCGACCGCCTCATGTTCGGCCGGCCAGTGCATCTGGTATAGGTCGATGCGCTCGACGCCCAGCCGCTTCAGCGACGCTTCCAGTTCGCGGCGGATGCTGTCGGGCTTGCCGATCCGGCGCGGCATCGCCTTGCGGTCGGACTCGTCCCACACCAGACCGCATTTGGTGAAGACATAGGGGCGCTCGGCTTCCGGGATTTCGGCCAGGGCGCGCCGCACGATCTCTTCGGAATGGCCAAGGCCGTAGACGGCGGCGGTGTCGATCCAGTTGATGCCGCGCTCCACCGCATGGCGGATGGCGGTGACCGACTGGCTGTCGTCCTGCGCTCCCCAGCCGGCGGCCCAATCCGGCCCGCCGATCGCCCAGGCGCCGAAGCCGACGCGGGTGATCGCCATGTCGGTGGTGCCGAAACGGCGGGTCGGCAATCCCGTCCTGCTGACGCCGTTGCTCGTGGTGCTCATGGTCGCCTCCTCGATGATGGCGCTGACATGGGCTTGGCGGAGCCGGCTTTCCAACGGTTCATAGGCGGGTTGCGCGACTGAGGACCGCGCGGACGATGCAGGTCCGTCTGTGACCATCCCGGGCTCTGACTGTTGACTAAGGCGACAGCTACCCAATTTGAGGCTACACAAAGGTCGGCCGCCGGCCCCGGCGGACACCGAACGGAGTGACGGCAGCTTCCGCAGAAGCGGAAACGGGAGGCAACATGGCGACGCGGCGACTGGATCGGGAAGACCACGTGCGCAAACATCTGGCGCTGATGCTGCAGAATTGGCAGGAGCAGACCGGCCGCGACATGGCGACCGCGACCGCAGACCAACGGCTCCAGCATTGCACCACGCTGCTGATCGACCTGCTGGGTGAAGCGGAGCGTGCGGACGAAGCCGCCATGACCGAAAGCTGAACCTTCAAAAGGAAGGAGCGGCGCCGCTGCGGGGCCGCTCCTACTCATTGCGCCTCCGGTCCTTACTGCGGCGCCATGCGGATGGCGCCGTCCAGGCGGATGACGTCGCCGTTCAGCATCTCGTTCTCCAGGATGTGCTGGACGAGGCGGGCGTACTCCTCCGGCTTGCCGAAGCGCTTGGGGAAGGGGACGGTGGCGGCGAGGCTGTCCTGCACCTCCTGCGGCATGTTCAGCAGCATCGGCGTGCCGATAAGGCCGGGGGCCACCGTCATCACGCGGATGCCGTGGCGGGCGAGGTCGCGCGCCGCGCAGATGGTCAGGGCGACGATGCCGCCCTTCGACGCGGCGTAGGCGGCCTGCCCGATCTGGCCCTCATAGGCGGCGACGGAGGCGGTGTTGACGATCACGCCGCGCTCGCCGCTGTCCAGCGGGTCCAGCTTCGCCATGTCGGCCGCGGCCAGCCGCAGGATGTTGAAGCTGCCGATCAGGTTCACCTCGATCACCGAGCGGAAATTCTCCAGCGGCATCGGGCCGTCGCGGCCGACGATGCGCTGGGCCGGGGCGATGCCGGCGCAATTCACCGCGATGCGGGCCGGCCCATGGGCGGAGCGCGCCTGATCGATCGCCCGCTCGGCGGAGGCGCCGTCGGTGACGTCGCAGACCAGGCCCAGCCCGCCGATCTCATGCGCGGTCTTCAGCACCGCGTCCTCGTTGACGTCCAGCACGGTCACCTTGGCGCCGAGACCGGCCAGATGACGAGCCGTCGCCGCCCCCATGCCCGAGGCGCCGCCGGTGACGATGGCGGACAGACCCTGGATGTTCATGGCATCTCCTCCTTAATTGCGGCCGGTCCGTGGAGGGCGCCGGCCTTGTGTCCAACAGGCTGTGATCGCACTTGTTGTTTACCAGATGGCGTTACCAGATGGCCCCTCACCATACCACACCGTATGGTCGGAGCCCATGGGGTGACGATCGGCGCCGGCCGCGATGCCGGCGGTTTCTCTAAAGGGGCAGATCCCGGAGGGTTTCAGCATCCATGTCAGCATCCGTTCCCACCGGTACCGGCACCGCGCTGGCGATTCCCGATCCCGTGCGGGTCGAGCGGGACGAGCGGCTGGTCCGCCGCCGCTTCTGGCCGAAGCTGCGCGCCAACCTGCACCGCATTCCCTTTCTGGAAGACCTGCTGGCCGCCTATTTCTGCGCGATCGATCCGGCAACGCCCTATCGGGCGAAGGCGATCCTTCTGGGGGCGCTGGCCTATTTCGTGCTGCCGGTGGATGCCCTGCCCGACTGGCTGCTGATCGCCGGCTTCACCGACGACGCGGCGGTGCTGGCCGCCGCCATCCAGACGGTGCGCTCCAACCTGACCCCGGCGCACTGGAACCGCGCGAAGGAAACGCTGCGCGCCGAGGCGGACGGCGGCGAAACGGAACGGCCCGGCTAACCGGCCGCCGCCCTCGCGGCCTTGCGCCCGTCCGCCGCATCGCGATGCATGGTGTAGAGCGCGGAGCCGGCGATCACCAGCGCCCCCACCCAGCCCCACAGATCCATGGTCTGGCCGAAGGCGAACCACGCCACGAGCGCGGTGAAGGGCAACCGGGCGTAATCGTAGGGCATCATCGCCGAGGATTCGGCAAGCGACAGCGCCTTCGTCATCGCCAACTGGCCCGCAGTCAGCAGCCCGCCCAGAAGCGCCAGCGCGCCCAGCACGCTCCAGCTCGGCCAGGTCCAGACGAACAGCGCCGGAACCAGCGCCATCGGGGTGACCAGCAGGCCAAGGAAGGTGACGATGACCGGCGCGCTGTCCCTGCGGCTGAGCATCCGCATCTGCAGCACGGTGACGGCGGCGGCGAGGCAATGAGCGAACAGCGCCAGGAAAGCCAGATCGACGGGCGTGGCCCCCGGCCGCAGCACGATCAGCACTCCGGCGAAACCGGCGAACACCGCCACCCAGCGCCGCAGCCGCACCCGTTCGCCCAGGAGCAGCGCAGCACCCGCCGTGACGAACAGCGGGATGGCGAAGCTGACCGATGTCGCGGTCGGCAAGGGGATATGGGCGATGGCGTAGAACCAGCCGGCCATCGCGCACAGGCTGGTGAGCGCCCGCGTCACATAGGGCCCCAGCCGCCGCTCCGCCAACACCGACCGGCAGGCCGGCGCCCCCACCGTCAGCGCCCAGGGAAGCATCCACAGCAGGCTGAACAGGTTGCGGAAGAACACGACCTCCAGCGGGTCCATGACGGTGGAGGCCCAGCGCACGGCCGAATTGCCGATCCCGAACAGCAGCGCCGACAGCAGCATGAAGCCGGCGCCAAGCAGCAGCCGGTTCGTCGGCGCCCGCAGGCCGGGCCCCGCATTCACGGGGGGAGAGGCTGAGACGGTCACGGTCGGTCGTCCTTGGAGAGCCGCTCGGCGGAAGCCGCTCGGCGGAGTTCGTTCGCGGGAACTCGTTTAGGGACAGCTGCGGCTGCAGGGTTCGGACCGGTCCGCAGTGTGACGCGTTAGCGCGAACATGGACTGCACGGAACCCCGCCCGCCACGGGTGCCATGGCGGCAATCCTCGCGGATACAACCTGGATAACGCAAGCGAAATGCAACTGACTTTTAGGGGGTACTCGCGTATGGCGTGTGACGGTATCCGCGAAATGGCGCCCAGCCGCCTGGACGGAGCGTGGATCGGGCGCAACGCGCCGCGCGCTTAAAGCGAATTTGCATTCGCTTTGGATTCCTATGACCTCATTCGCCGGTCGGGCTTCGGCCGCATGGGCGGCCGGGGCCGCCGTCGCGGTCCAAAGCGGATGGCACTCCGTTTTAGCGGATGGAATCGTTGTGCAGCACCATCTCCACCGCCATCTGTGCGGCGCAGAGATCGGCCAGCGCCGTGCCCACCGATTTGAACAGGGTGATCTGGTCGTAGAAACGCCGTCCCGCCCGCTCGCCGCGGCCGAGGTCGAACAGGTCGCCGGCGATGTCGTCCGCGGTCAGCAGGCCGGAGGCCAATGGCTGGGAGATGTCGCCGGCCTCCACCGGCGTGCGGTTACGGCAATCGACGAAGACGCGGGACCGGCGGATGCAGCCGTCGTCGGCTTCGCGCATCTCCGGCGTCACCCCGCCCAGCAGGTCCAGATGCTGGCCCGGCCGCAGCCAGTCGCCGTGGATCAGCGGCTCGCGCGCCGCGGTGGCGCAGGCGACGATGTCGGCGCCGCGCACCGCGCCCTCCAGGTCGCTGGTCGCCTCGATCCGGAACTTCGGTCGATGGAAGCGGGCGGCGAGGCGCTTGGCCTTCTGTAGGTCGCGGCCCCAGACCAGCACATGGCGGATCGTCCGCACGGCGGCATGGGCTTCCACCAGTTCCAGCGCGAGGGAGCCGGTGCCGACCACCAGCAGGCGCTCCGCATCCGGCCGCGCCAGATAGGAGGCGGCGAGCGCCGAGGCCGCGGCGCCGCTGCGCCGGGCGAGTGCCGCGGAGGATTCCAGCAGCGCCTGCGGCACCCCGGTCTTGCCGTCGGCCAGCAGATAGACACCCTGGATCTGCGGCAGGTCGCCGCCGGAATTGTCGGGAAAGTCCGTGTCGATGCGCAAGCCGATCGACTGGTTCACCTGCCAGGCCGGCGCCAGCAGCAGGGTGGCGTCGCTGGCCCCGTAGGTTTCCACCCGGTGGCGATGGGCCGGCGGGGCCTCCACGCCGGCGCGGAAGCTCTGCCGCAGCCGTTCGATCAGCATGCGGTGGTGCAAGACGGAACGAAGCTCGGCGGCGCTGACCGTGCGCATGGGACCTCCTCCCGCCGACCGGCACCCGCCCCTCGCGACGGGAGGGGCCGGGAGAGGGGAAAAAACGTCGTCCGGTTACGCCGGCCTCAATGCACCGTCGGCGCGTTGTTCTCGGCGGCCGGGACCGGCAGTCCGCCGCTGGAGCCCGGCAGCGGACCCGAGACCGGACGGATGCTCTCGGCCAGCCGCTTCTCGGCGGCGGCGGCGCGGGCCTGCGCCTCCTTCAGTTCGCGCTCCAGATACAGCACGCGGTTGCTCTCGCGCCGGGCGCGGCGGCGGTAGCGGCGCTGGCTGTTCCAGACGATGAAGCCGCCGGCCAGGAAGCCCAGCAGCAGCGCCGCCAGCGCGGCCAGAAAGACCGGGGTGTCGAGCGTGAAGGGCAGCGGCCACAGCGACAGGGTCACCACGCCGCGGTTGGAGATCGCGAACAGGATCGCGACGAGGGCCACCGGCAGGGTGACGATCCAGGAAATATGGCGCAAAGCGAAGGTTCCTCAGAAATGCGGCGGGGAGAGACGGCCGGTCCGGCGCTCAGTCCGTGTTCAGACGTTCCCGGAGCTGCTTACCGGTCTTGAAGAACGGGATGCATTTCTCGCCGACGTCAACCGATTCTCCGGTCCGGGGATTGCGGCCCGTGCGCGCGTCCCGCTTCTTGATGGAGAAAGCGCCGA from Azospirillum ramasamyi includes:
- a CDS encoding SDR family NAD(P)-dependent oxidoreductase; the protein is MNIQGLSAIVTGGASGMGAATARHLAGLGAKVTVLDVNEDAVLKTAHEIGGLGLVCDVTDGASAERAIDQARSAHGPARIAVNCAGIAPAQRIVGRDGPMPLENFRSVIEVNLIGSFNILRLAAADMAKLDPLDSGERGVIVNTASVAAYEGQIGQAAYAASKGGIVALTICAARDLARHGIRVMTVAPGLIGTPMLLNMPQEVQDSLAATVPFPKRFGKPEEYARLVQHILENEMLNGDVIRLDGAIRMAPQ
- a CDS encoding YkvA family protein, with protein sequence MSASVPTGTGTALAIPDPVRVERDERLVRRRFWPKLRANLHRIPFLEDLLAAYFCAIDPATPYRAKAILLGALAYFVLPVDALPDWLLIAGFTDDAAVLAAAIQTVRSNLTPAHWNRAKETLRAEADGGETERPG
- a CDS encoding lipopolysaccharide assembly protein LapA domain-containing protein, translating into MRHISWIVTLPVALVAILFAISNRGVVTLSLWPLPFTLDTPVFLAALAALLLGFLAGGFIVWNSQRRYRRRARRESNRVLYLERELKEAQARAAAAEKRLAESIRPVSGPLPGSSGGLPVPAAENNAPTVH
- the ihfB gene encoding integration host factor subunit beta; amino-acid sequence: MTKSELIQRLAERNPHLYQRDIEKIVGTIFDEITEALARGDRVELRGFGAFSIKKRDARTGRNPRTGESVDVGEKCIPFFKTGKQLRERLNTD
- a CDS encoding DMT family transporter, producing the protein MTVSASPPVNAGPGLRAPTNRLLLGAGFMLLSALLFGIGNSAVRWASTVMDPLEVVFFRNLFSLLWMLPWALTVGAPACRSVLAERRLGPYVTRALTSLCAMAGWFYAIAHIPLPTATSVSFAIPLFVTAGAALLLGERVRLRRWVAVFAGFAGVLIVLRPGATPVDLAFLALFAHCLAAAVTVLQMRMLSRRDSAPVIVTFLGLLVTPMALVPALFVWTWPSWSVLGALALLGGLLTAGQLAMTKALSLAESSAMMPYDYARLPFTALVAWFAFGQTMDLWGWVGALVIAGSALYTMHRDAADGRKAARAAAG
- a CDS encoding ornithine cyclodeaminase family protein translates to MRTVSAAELRSVLHHRMLIERLRQSFRAGVEAPPAHRHRVETYGASDATLLLAPAWQVNQSIGLRIDTDFPDNSGGDLPQIQGVYLLADGKTGVPQALLESSAALARRSGAAASALAASYLARPDAERLLVVGTGSLALELVEAHAAVRTIRHVLVWGRDLQKAKRLAARFHRPKFRIEATSDLEGAVRGADIVACATAAREPLIHGDWLRPGQHLDLLGGVTPEMREADDGCIRRSRVFVDCRNRTPVEAGDISQPLASGLLTADDIAGDLFDLGRGERAGRRFYDQITLFKSVGTALADLCAAQMAVEMVLHNDSIR
- a CDS encoding aldo/keto reductase, which codes for MSTTSNGVSRTGLPTRRFGTTDMAITRVGFGAWAIGGPDWAAGWGAQDDSQSVTAIRHAVERGINWIDTAAVYGLGHSEEIVRRALAEIPEAERPYVFTKCGLVWDESDRKAMPRRIGKPDSIRRELEASLKRLGVERIDLYQMHWPAEHEAVEEYWQTLLDLKKEGKVRAVGLSNHNAAQLEAAERLGHVDTLQPPFSAIRRDVAASELPWCLSHRTGVIVYSPMQAGLLTGRFTVERAKALPADDWRSSNANFTGEALERNLALAQSFAPIAERHDTSIAAVAVAWVLSWPAITGAIVGARTPAQVDGWLDAATLTLTPEDLDEIADSIARTGAGSGPSHPDRA